The segment AAGCGCCCCTATCTCACTGCGGCAGCGCCGTGAGACCAGTTCCATCACCTTTGAAATTTCCAGACTGCTGTAGGCAGCTTTTTCTATAAACATTTTGTTCCTGCTTTTAATCTTCTCAAATTATTAACCAACGTACCTTCCGCTGATTAGATGTGTCAGCCGCTAAGCGAGCTGGGGCGAAGGCGTATATCAATAAGTCGGAGCCTCCGGCCTGGGCCGCGCGTGACACATACGGTACATCTAACCGGCGGCGCTTAAGTACGGCCGGGAGTGGGATCATACCCCTCCGGCCCCCCGTCGCCAGTCCGGTAGGGCCTCAATATCTGCTCCAGCGTGCCGTCCGGCAGCGTCGTGCCCTCCGGCAGCAGGTCAAGGTCGATAAACATCGCGCGGAACTGCGGCCAGCTCCGCCCCGCGTAACGCAGGATATCGCTCTGCGACATCCAGGTCGGAGTGACTACCGGCGCGAGCAGCAGCCCACCCGTTATCACCACATAGACCACGATCACGCTCTTGATGACGCCGGAGAAAAGCCCCAGAAGCTTGTCTATCCCTCCGAGACTTGCCGCGCCGATGAGACTCTTCAATATCATGCGCAGCATCGCCGCGATGAGCGTCACTGAAAGCCAAATCAGCACCGCCGCCGCGGCCTGCGCCATATAGGCGTTGAGCCCCATCGTCACGGACAGAAAGCGTCCGATTCCCCCGGAGTAATGAAAGGAGAGGTAAAACGAGGCGAGAAAGCCCACAAGCGTTATCACCTCTCCGACAAAACCACGAAAGGAACCCCGGATGATAAAATAGCACCCGAGGATGATAAAAAATATATCCCAATAGTTCCAGCCGCTAAGGCTCACACGGGATCACTGTCCTGTTCGCTGAATTTATCCGATATCTCACCGATACGGAGGCTCAGCTCTTCCACCTGATGAGAGAGCGCCATAAGGGCGAGAAAGAGCCGTTCGTCCTGGCTGAGATTCGGAGGAAAGGCCTCCACCAGTTCCCTGGCGCTCTCAACGATACGGAAGAAACGCGCCGCCTCCAGCTTTGTGGTCAGCGTGTATCTCTGACGGCCTATCCAGAAGGAATACTTTCCGTCGCCTAAAGATTTGATCTCGTGCGTTTCATCCATCGGTTAAGAGTTCCCGCCGCTTACTGCCGCTCTTCGTTCGCAGCAGTCTGTTCCTGGGCCGTCAGCTTGCCCATGCGTCCGAGGAGCCCCTCGAGGCAGCTTCCGAGTTCTTCCTTCTCGGCCCTGCTCGCCGCCACCAGCTTCTCGGCATCCTCCTGGAGCTGCATGATCTCAAGATCGCGGTCCTCTATTATGCCCTTAAGCTCGGCTATCTCGCGGCAGAGCGTGTCGTTCTTCGCCTTCATGCCGCTAAGCATCTCCTCAAGACGGTCAAGCGCCTCGTTGACCCTTTCAAACTGTTCCATCATTTTCTAAGCACCTCCAAAATTCTTTCGTCCGTGAGATCATCCCAGAGGGGAGAAAATCTCCCCTCTAGTCTATCAGACTATTGTGCTCCGCGGACATCGCCGCCGAATTTTTTGCCGATCTTTTTGATTACCTGTTTTGAAACATTCTCTATCTGCTCGGAGGTGAGAGTCCCACCGTCGGAGCCGACCCAGATCCTGAATGAGACTGATTTGCGTCCCTCTCCCACCTGCGCGCCGCGGTACTCGTCGATAAACCTCACATCCCTGACAAGCTCGGCCTTTCTCGCGATGGCCTCGATCTCCGACCAGGCCACATTCTCGTCAAAGACGATCGAAAGGTCGAAATCCGCGAGCGGGTACTCCGGCAGATGGGTAAACTCGTTCTGGCGCGAGGGCAGCGGAACCAGCTTTTCAACATCCAGCTCGAAGACCACCGCGAGGCTGCGCTTGATGCCGGAGGCCTTGGCGCACTTCGGAGAAACGAGCGCGAGCGATCCGATCATCTCCTGCCCCTTCATGACGTTGACCCAGAGCTTCTCATCGGCCCACAGAGGCTTCTTCAGCTGGGCAAAGCCAAGCGGCTCCATCTGCGCGGCGCGGTGCATATACTCCAGCACACCCTTGGCCTCGCGGAAGAGCTGCCTCGCGTCGCCGCCTACGAAGGCCCCTCCGAGGTGGCGCGCCATCTCGGGAAGAAGCTCTCCGGCCTCCGCGGCCGCCTCGCTGACGCTGTGGAAATTCCGGTTGAAAAAGACCTGCGTCATCTCAAAGAGGCGGAAATCCGTGAAATAGCGGATATTCGTCGACACCGCCTTCAGCAGGCCGGGGACGAGCGTGGAGCGCAGTTTCGCCTCGTCGGGCGCGGGCGGCGTCGAAAGTTCAAGCATCTCCTCCGTATCCGCGCCGGCGGCGGCGACAAACTCGTCCCCGATCCACGGATAGGTGAAAACCTCCTGCATATTGCAGCGGAAGGCGAGATACTCGCGTATCGCGCGCTCCATATCGGGGACCCGCTGATTGACCGCCCTGTCGAGCAGCACCGTCGGCGGCGAGAACTCAAAATTCTCATAGCCCATGAGGCGCGCGACCTCTTCGAGAATATCGTCGGGCAGCGAAATATCGCCCGTGGAACGCCACGAGGGCGCTTCAACGAGGAGGCTGCCGCCGCGAACCTCGGTCTTGAAGCCGAGCAGCGAGAGAATACCGACGATCTCCTCCGAGGAGATATCCTTTCCCAGACGCCTGCGCAGGAAGCCGAGATCCACCTCGACCCGGGCCCTTTCAAGCGGCCGTGGATAGACATCCGTATGGGCCGTTATCCGCATCTCGGGGAAATATTTTTTGAAGGCCTCCACTGCGATCACCACCGCGTCGTCAACGCGCTGCGGGTCAAGGCTCTTCTCATAACGCGCCGAGGCCTCCGTGCGCACGTCAAAGCGCTGCGAAGTACGGCGGATGCCGAGAGCCTCGAAGTTCGCGACCTCTAAGATAAGCTCCGTCGTATCATCCAGAATCGAGTCGAGCTTTCCGCCCATGACCCCCGCAAGCCCCACCGGCGACTTCTCGTCGGCGATGACGAGGTCCTCCGTCGTGAGGTCGAGCGTCTCTCCGTCAAGCAGCTGCAGCTTCTCTCCCTCATAGGCGCGGCGCACATAGATGCCGCCCGCGATATGCTTCCGGTCGAAGCCGTGGGTCGGCTGCCCCGTGGCAAGCATCACATAGTTCGTGATATCCACGGGAAGATTGATGGGACGCATACCAACGCGCCAAATCAGGCTCTTGAGCTCAAAGGGAGAAGGGACGTTTTTGATATTCTCTATCACAAGGCCGGCGTAACGGGCGCAGCGCTCCGTATCCTTTATCTCGACCTTCAGCTCCTCCGTTATGCCGGTGAACTCCGCCGCCTCGATCGGCTTCAGCGGGCACTTGTAAATGGCGGCAAGCTCGCGCGCCATTCCATAGTGGCCCCACAGGTCGGGGCGGTTCGTCATCGATTTGTTGTCTATCTCAAGAATGATATCGTCAAGGCCCAGAGCCTCGGCGAGAGGCGTGCCAGGTTTCGCTTCAAAATCGCTGAGATCCATTATTTCAGAGTGCCGCGTCGTCGGGAAAAGCTCCGCGAGACCGATCTCGCCCGAGGCGCAGATCATGCCGAAGCTCATCACGCCGCGCAGCTTCGCGGGCTTTATCTCGATGGGGTCACCCTCGCCGTGCCACTTCACCCAGGCGCCGGGCTTCGCCACGGCGACGAGCTGCGCGGGGGCGAGATTCACGCCGCCGCAGACGATCGTCGAGGGCGCGGGGTCGCCCACGTCCACCGTGCAGACGCGCAGCTTATCGGCGTCGGGATGCGGTTCCACGGTCAGGATGCGCCCCACGACAAGCCCCGCGAGATTATCGGCGAGGCTTACGGCGTCCTCGACCTCCACCGTCGACATCGTCAAATCATATGAGAGCTTGGCCATCGTCAGATCGGCAGGAAGGTCGGCATATTTCTTTATCCAGTTTAATGATAACTTCATAATATCACCCTCCTACTTGAACTGCTTCAGGAAACGCAGGTCGGCGCTGTGGAAGAGACGTACGTCGTCCACGCCGTAACGCATCATCACAAGACGGTCAAGGCCGATATTGATATAAAAGCCCGACCATACAGATGGGTCCAGTCCCGCCGCCTTGAGCACGTTGGGGTGCGGCGTGCCGCCCGGCATCACCTCTATCCAGCCGACATGCTTACAGACGCGGCAGCCCGCGCCGCCGCAGACCTGACACTTCATGTCTATCTCAAAACCCGGCTCGACGAAGGGGAAAAATCCGACACGCATACGCACGTCGACCTCGTGGCCGAAAACCTTTTCAAGTATCGTCTTAATCAGGACCATGCCGGAGGCAAAAGAAAAATCCTTATCGACGATGAGCGCCTCATACTGGAAAAAGGCGCGCTCGTGGCGGGCGTCCGTCGTCTCATTGCGGTAGACGCGGCCCGGGTAGACGAAACGCGCGGGCGCTCCGTGCTCGCGGAGGTAGCGGACGCTGGCCCCCGTGAGATGCGGACGCAGACACAGCCGCTTCGCGCCGCGCTCATCGTCGTGTCCCTTGAGCCAGTAGGTGTCCATACTCTCGCGGGCCGGATGCTCGGGAGCGAAATTCAGGTTGTCAAAGGCAAACTTCTCGCTCGTTATCTCGGGCTCGGCAAAGACCTCGAAGCCGAGAGAACGGAAGGCGTCGTTAAGATCGTAGCACATCTGTGTGACCGGATGCAGCCCCCCCTGAAACGGCTCAATGCCGGGAACCGTGATATCCGCGGCTCCCTCAAAGGCGGAGAGCGTGTCCAGCAGCTCCGAATTGCGGTTCTCCACCGCTTCGCTGATGATCTGCTTCACCTCGTTGGCCGCCTGTCCCAGCACCTTGCGAAGCTCTGGCGCGGCCTGTCCCACGCTCTTCAATATCTCTGTCAGCTCGCCCTTGCGTCCGATAAGGTTAGCGCGGACCAGCTGTAGTTGATCGGGCAGAGAACTTTGCGCTATCTTTTCCAGTCCCGCCTCTTTTATCTTCTCAAGGTGTTCAAGAAGGCCGCCGTCTCCGCCCTGCGGCCCCTTAGTTCCATCGTGTTCCTGCATAAATCCTGCCTCCTGCAA is part of the Cloacibacillus sp. genome and harbors:
- a CDS encoding CvpA family protein translates to MSLSGWNYWDIFFIILGCYFIIRGSFRGFVGEVITLVGFLASFYLSFHYSGGIGRFLSVTMGLNAYMAQAAAAVLIWLSVTLIAAMLRMILKSLIGAASLGGIDKLLGLFSGVIKSVIVVYVVITGGLLLAPVVTPTWMSQSDILRYAGRSWPQFRAMFIDLDLLPEGTTLPDGTLEQILRPYRTGDGGPEGYDPTPGRT
- the pheT gene encoding phenylalanine--tRNA ligase subunit beta; this translates as MKLSLNWIKKYADLPADLTMAKLSYDLTMSTVEVEDAVSLADNLAGLVVGRILTVEPHPDADKLRVCTVDVGDPAPSTIVCGGVNLAPAQLVAVAKPGAWVKWHGEGDPIEIKPAKLRGVMSFGMICASGEIGLAELFPTTRHSEIMDLSDFEAKPGTPLAEALGLDDIILEIDNKSMTNRPDLWGHYGMARELAAIYKCPLKPIEAAEFTGITEELKVEIKDTERCARYAGLVIENIKNVPSPFELKSLIWRVGMRPINLPVDITNYVMLATGQPTHGFDRKHIAGGIYVRRAYEGEKLQLLDGETLDLTTEDLVIADEKSPVGLAGVMGGKLDSILDDTTELILEVANFEALGIRRTSQRFDVRTEASARYEKSLDPQRVDDAVVIAVEAFKKYFPEMRITAHTDVYPRPLERARVEVDLGFLRRRLGKDISSEEIVGILSLLGFKTEVRGGSLLVEAPSWRSTGDISLPDDILEEVARLMGYENFEFSPPTVLLDRAVNQRVPDMERAIREYLAFRCNMQEVFTYPWIGDEFVAAAGADTEEMLELSTPPAPDEAKLRSTLVPGLLKAVSTNIRYFTDFRLFEMTQVFFNRNFHSVSEAAAEAGELLPEMARHLGGAFVGGDARQLFREAKGVLEYMHRAAQMEPLGFAQLKKPLWADEKLWVNVMKGQEMIGSLALVSPKCAKASGIKRSLAVVFELDVEKLVPLPSRQNEFTHLPEYPLADFDLSIVFDENVAWSEIEAIARKAELVRDVRFIDEYRGAQVGEGRKSVSFRIWVGSDGGTLTSEQIENVSKQVIKKIGKKFGGDVRGAQ
- a CDS encoding phenylalanine--tRNA ligase subunit alpha, whose amino-acid sequence is MQEHDGTKGPQGGDGGLLEHLEKIKEAGLEKIAQSSLPDQLQLVRANLIGRKGELTEILKSVGQAAPELRKVLGQAANEVKQIISEAVENRNSELLDTLSAFEGAADITVPGIEPFQGGLHPVTQMCYDLNDAFRSLGFEVFAEPEITSEKFAFDNLNFAPEHPARESMDTYWLKGHDDERGAKRLCLRPHLTGASVRYLREHGAPARFVYPGRVYRNETTDARHERAFFQYEALIVDKDFSFASGMVLIKTILEKVFGHEVDVRMRVGFFPFVEPGFEIDMKCQVCGGAGCRVCKHVGWIEVMPGGTPHPNVLKAAGLDPSVWSGFYINIGLDRLVMMRYGVDDVRLFHSADLRFLKQFK